In the Rattus rattus isolate New Zealand chromosome 18, Rrattus_CSIRO_v1, whole genome shotgun sequence genome, one interval contains:
- the Cstb gene encoding cystatin-B translates to MMCGAPSATLPATTETQEIADKVKSQLEEKANQKFDVFKAISFRRQVVAGTNFFIKVDVGEEKCVHLRVFEPLPHENKPLTLSSYQTDKEKHDELTYF, encoded by the exons ATGATGTGTGGCGCGCCATCCGCCACATTGCCGGCCACGACCGAAACGCAGGAGATCGCCGACAAG GTGAAGTCTCAACTTGAAGAGAAAGCAAATCAGAAGTTCGATGTCTTTAAAGCCATATCCTTCAGGAGACAGGTAGTGGCCGGCACCAACTTCTTCATCAAG GTTGATGTCGGTGAAGAAAAATGTGTGCACTTGAGGGTGTTTGAGCCCCTCCCTCATGAGAACAAGCCTTTGACCTTGTCCTCTTACCAGACCGACAAAGAAAAGCACGATGAACTAACCTACTTCTGA